In Myxococcus guangdongensis, a single window of DNA contains:
- the cysC gene encoding adenylyl-sulfate kinase, producing the protein MASNTGFTLWLTGMSGTGKTTTAAYIAARLRQVGRHVEILDEGELADELWAGLGDSKDERNVIAGRLGFVANVLTRNGVAALVPCVSPYKAKREENRRAIGRYVEVYVDCPTEKLIERDSTGRYKKALNGEIPNFIGITEPYEPPTSPEVTIHSDVESVEDGAAKIFQSLLDLGYMSTEELKIITGKKMKANPLPAKGEKAEKPEKNGGAKARRAEEPKPAAATKAKPAKADKGAKSRPATRAARVAKPASPAKKPAAKSKAR; encoded by the coding sequence ATGGCCTCCAACACTGGATTCACCCTTTGGCTGACCGGCATGTCCGGTACCGGGAAGACCACCACGGCCGCGTACATCGCGGCGCGGCTCCGTCAGGTGGGCCGTCACGTGGAGATTCTCGACGAGGGTGAACTCGCCGATGAGCTGTGGGCGGGGCTGGGCGACTCGAAGGACGAGCGCAATGTCATCGCGGGCCGGCTCGGCTTCGTGGCGAACGTGCTGACGCGCAACGGCGTCGCGGCGCTGGTGCCCTGCGTGAGCCCGTACAAGGCGAAGCGCGAGGAGAACCGTCGCGCCATCGGCCGGTACGTGGAGGTCTACGTCGACTGCCCCACCGAGAAGCTCATCGAGCGCGACAGCACGGGCCGCTACAAGAAGGCGCTCAATGGGGAGATCCCCAACTTCATCGGGATCACCGAGCCGTACGAGCCACCCACGTCGCCGGAGGTCACCATCCACTCCGACGTCGAGTCGGTGGAGGACGGCGCCGCGAAGATCTTCCAGTCGCTCCTGGACCTCGGCTACATGTCCACCGAGGAGCTGAAGATCATCACCGGCAAGAAGATGAAGGCCAACCCGCTGCCGGCCAAGGGCGAGAAGGCCGAGAAGCCGGAGAAGAACGGCGGCGCGAAGGCGCGTCGCGCGGAGGAGCCGAAGCCGGCCGCCGCGACGAAGGCCAAGCCCGCGAAGGCGGACAAGGGCGCCAAGTCCCGTCCCGCCACGCGCGCGGCCCGGGTCGCCAAGCCCGCCAGCCCCGCGAAGAAGCCGGCGGCGAAGAGCAAGGCACGCTGA
- a CDS encoding ribbon-helix-helix domain-containing protein, which yields MELNPRLTSVVFRLNREKLDALKELSRSTRIRQSEYLREAISDLLAKYEERLVD from the coding sequence TTGGAACTGAATCCCCGCCTCACCTCAGTGGTCTTCCGGCTGAACCGCGAGAAGCTCGACGCCCTGAAGGAGCTGTCGCGCTCCACGCGCATCCGCCAGAGCGAGTACCTCCGGGAAGCCATCTCGGATCTGCTGGCGAAGTACGAGGAGCGGCTCGTCGATTGA
- the larE gene encoding ATP-dependent sacrificial sulfur transferase LarE: MLSPERIQALCESSRPKLEAMRAALRTHGSALVAFSGGVDSTFVLKIAVEELGEKALALTALSASVAPEEAEEARALATKLGARHVVVSSNELANPSYAANPTNRCYFCKTELYDLCEARRQELGLAVVLDGFNADDFKDHRPGHKAAREHAVESPLAAACLTKEEIRAWSQALGLPTWDKPQMACLASRIPYGTSVTRERLLQIASAESELRKLGFRQFRVRYHGEVARLEVAAEEYERFLAADVRQRINSAFLALGFKFVALDLEPFRSGRMNEAAGVTKPTTPGAPSFALPVVS, translated from the coding sequence ATGCTGAGCCCCGAGCGAATCCAAGCCCTGTGTGAGTCGTCGCGCCCCAAGCTCGAGGCCATGAGGGCCGCGCTGCGCACCCACGGCAGCGCGCTGGTGGCGTTCTCGGGCGGCGTCGACTCCACCTTCGTGTTGAAGATCGCCGTGGAGGAGCTGGGCGAGAAGGCGCTGGCGCTGACGGCGCTGTCGGCGTCCGTGGCGCCCGAGGAGGCGGAGGAGGCGAGGGCGCTGGCGACGAAGCTGGGCGCCCGGCACGTGGTGGTGAGCAGCAACGAGCTGGCCAACCCGTCGTACGCCGCCAACCCCACCAACCGGTGCTACTTCTGCAAGACGGAGCTGTACGACCTCTGCGAGGCGCGGCGCCAGGAGTTGGGGCTGGCGGTGGTGCTGGACGGCTTCAACGCGGACGACTTCAAGGACCACCGCCCGGGGCACAAGGCCGCGCGGGAGCACGCCGTCGAGTCTCCGCTGGCCGCGGCGTGCCTGACGAAGGAGGAGATCCGCGCGTGGAGCCAGGCGCTGGGGCTGCCCACCTGGGACAAGCCGCAGATGGCGTGCCTGGCGTCGCGAATCCCCTATGGGACGTCGGTGACGCGCGAGCGCCTGCTGCAGATCGCCTCAGCGGAGTCGGAGCTGCGCAAGCTGGGCTTCCGCCAGTTCCGCGTGCGCTACCACGGCGAGGTGGCGCGGCTGGAGGTGGCGGCGGAGGAGTACGAGCGCTTCCTCGCGGCGGACGTGCGCCAGCGGATCAACTCCGCCTTCCTGGCGCTGGGGTTCAAGTTCGTGGCGTTGGATCTGGAGCCGTTCCGCTCGGGCCGGATGAACGAGGCCGCTGGCGTGACGAAGCCCACGACGCCGGGAGCCCCGAGCTTCGCGCTGCCCGTGGTGAGCTGA
- a CDS encoding tRNA pseudouridine synthase A: MLTSTSKRIPVALWIWYRGGNFRGFQRQVEGPTVQEALETGLRAVGVPASVMPSGRTDRGVHARMQVVSVRLEAGDSPESLARRLPEHLPPGLGLCLVRRPQGFHAQWSASGKAYRYRLRLGGPQTEDWAPYSLDVPGEPGLLGRGSGVTPERVAELLARAQGTRDFIAFHEKSSPQKPRTLESATLHERGGGLYEVRLVGDGFARYQVRYLVGGALKVAAGLLPEEAWHAALETGTAMEGFKAPAHGLMLWEVHYPPKVDPFTAPERLQPPGLPPESPFSE, encoded by the coding sequence GTGCTCACTTCGACCTCCAAGCGGATTCCCGTCGCACTGTGGATCTGGTACCGCGGCGGAAACTTCCGCGGCTTCCAGCGCCAGGTAGAGGGCCCCACCGTCCAGGAGGCGCTCGAGACGGGCCTGCGGGCGGTGGGCGTCCCAGCCTCGGTGATGCCCTCGGGGCGGACGGACCGGGGGGTCCACGCCCGGATGCAGGTGGTGAGCGTGCGGCTGGAGGCGGGGGATTCGCCCGAGTCGCTGGCCCGCAGGCTCCCGGAGCACCTGCCGCCGGGGCTCGGGCTGTGCCTGGTCCGCCGACCCCAGGGCTTCCATGCCCAGTGGAGCGCCAGCGGCAAGGCGTACCGGTACCGGCTGCGGTTGGGGGGCCCTCAGACGGAGGACTGGGCACCCTACTCGCTCGACGTGCCGGGTGAGCCGGGGCTCTTGGGACGAGGGAGCGGCGTGACGCCCGAGCGGGTGGCGGAGCTGCTCGCCAGGGCCCAGGGCACGCGGGACTTCATCGCCTTCCATGAGAAGTCCAGTCCCCAGAAGCCGCGCACGCTGGAGTCCGCCACCCTGCACGAGCGGGGCGGAGGGCTGTACGAAGTACGGTTGGTGGGGGACGGCTTTGCTCGCTACCAGGTGCGCTACCTGGTGGGTGGCGCGCTGAAGGTGGCGGCGGGGCTGTTGCCGGAGGAAGCGTGGCACGCGGCCCTGGAGACGGGGACGGCCATGGAGGGCTTCAAGGCGCCCGCTCACGGCCTGATGCTCTGGGAGGTCCACTACCCTCCGAAGGTGGATCCCTTCACCGCCCCAGAGCGTCTCCAACCTCCGGGGTTGCCGCCGGAGTCACCCTTCTCGGAGTGA
- a CDS encoding AgmX/PglI C-terminal domain-containing protein produces the protein MAAGQELAADVDGQWLFRHGDLVLGPVSGSAIVEKLKLGELTPESPLALAGERDFHPMREVEPFKVHVALSEARARVDAAVLVEREKNHKRVLVLGGVAAGLALVLGSAGIYVARNAAVHGWFGEDEFEGIEMEAPVIRVAQARQDDEELFDYPTQGAAKPGTPAGTRPTGASTGKPTAVASTSRTDERRPPRPAGSVGTDPDGMEVAQQFDQSAINRVVAGNKSTLFKCFKEEAERSPGLAAKIPLEFVIGNDGKVNKLWVDNPQFKKGPLYECLLTELQKWPFRAYEGERATVGLSFNIGKRG, from the coding sequence ATGGCGGCTGGACAAGAACTCGCGGCGGACGTGGATGGGCAGTGGCTCTTCCGACATGGTGACCTGGTCCTCGGACCTGTCAGCGGCTCGGCCATCGTGGAGAAGCTCAAGCTGGGAGAGCTGACCCCCGAGTCGCCGCTGGCCCTGGCCGGTGAGCGGGACTTCCACCCGATGCGCGAGGTGGAGCCCTTCAAGGTCCACGTCGCGCTCTCGGAGGCGCGCGCCCGCGTGGATGCGGCCGTCCTGGTGGAGCGGGAGAAGAACCACAAGCGGGTGCTGGTGCTCGGCGGCGTGGCCGCGGGCCTGGCGCTGGTGCTCGGCTCCGCTGGCATCTACGTGGCGCGCAACGCCGCGGTGCACGGCTGGTTCGGTGAGGACGAGTTCGAGGGCATCGAGATGGAGGCCCCCGTCATCCGCGTGGCCCAGGCCCGACAGGACGACGAGGAGCTCTTCGACTACCCGACGCAGGGCGCCGCGAAGCCCGGCACCCCGGCGGGCACCAGGCCCACGGGCGCCTCCACCGGCAAGCCCACCGCCGTGGCCTCCACGTCCCGGACCGACGAGCGCCGGCCGCCGCGCCCCGCGGGCAGCGTGGGCACGGACCCGGACGGCATGGAGGTGGCGCAGCAGTTCGACCAGTCCGCCATCAACCGCGTCGTGGCGGGCAACAAGTCCACGCTCTTCAAGTGCTTCAAGGAAGAGGCCGAGCGCAGCCCGGGGCTCGCCGCGAAGATTCCGCTCGAGTTCGTCATCGGCAACGACGGCAAGGTCAACAAGCTCTGGGTGGACAACCCCCAGTTCAAGAAGGGCCCGCTCTACGAGTGCCTGCTGACGGAGCTGCAGAAGTGGCCGTTCCGGGCCTACGAGGGAGAGCGGGCGACCGTCGGCCTGTCGTTCAACATCGGCAAGCGGGGCTAG
- the clpX gene encoding ATP-dependent Clp protease ATP-binding subunit ClpX encodes MKKEHHVNLSCSFCGKSQREVRKLIAGPTVYICDECIKLCNDIIADENEREEGKPQVSLPTPSEIKAFLDDYVIGQDQAKKVLSVAVYNHYKRIYQKKPTSRPRPGVKSPSGEEVELSKSNILLIGPTGSGKTLLAQSLARFLNVPFTIADATSLTEAGYVGEDVENIIQNLLHNADYDVEKAARGIVYIDEIDKIARKGDMPSATRDVGGEGVQQALLKIIEGTRANVTPRGGKKYNQQEYVQVDTTNILFICGGAFHGIDGVIKRRVGEKGLGFGAKITHREERSVGELLALTEPEDLMKFGMIPEFIGRLPMIATLNDLKEEDLVIILAQPKNALVKQYQKLFEMEKVKLTFTKEALRAIAREAMRRHSGARGLRAILEDAMLEIMYDVPFREGVKECKITETVITRHEPPQLVMEKEKKTA; translated from the coding sequence GTGAAGAAGGAGCACCACGTCAACCTGTCCTGCTCGTTCTGCGGAAAATCGCAGCGCGAGGTCCGCAAGCTCATCGCGGGACCGACGGTCTACATCTGCGATGAGTGCATCAAGCTCTGCAACGACATCATCGCGGACGAGAACGAGCGAGAGGAGGGCAAGCCCCAGGTCAGCTTGCCGACGCCTTCGGAGATCAAGGCGTTCCTCGACGACTACGTCATCGGTCAGGACCAGGCGAAGAAGGTCCTGTCGGTAGCGGTCTACAACCACTACAAGCGCATCTATCAGAAGAAGCCCACGTCCCGACCGCGCCCTGGCGTGAAGAGTCCCTCGGGCGAGGAGGTGGAGCTGAGCAAGAGCAACATCCTGCTCATCGGCCCCACGGGCTCGGGCAAGACGCTGCTCGCCCAGTCGCTGGCGCGCTTCCTCAACGTCCCGTTCACCATCGCGGATGCCACCAGCCTCACCGAGGCCGGCTACGTGGGTGAGGACGTCGAGAACATCATCCAGAACCTGCTCCACAACGCCGATTACGACGTGGAGAAGGCGGCGCGCGGCATCGTCTACATCGACGAGATCGACAAGATCGCCCGCAAGGGTGACATGCCCAGCGCCACCCGCGACGTCGGTGGCGAGGGCGTGCAGCAGGCGCTCTTGAAGATCATCGAGGGCACGCGCGCCAACGTCACCCCGCGGGGTGGCAAGAAGTACAACCAGCAGGAGTACGTCCAGGTCGACACGACGAACATCCTGTTCATCTGCGGCGGCGCGTTCCACGGCATCGACGGCGTCATCAAGCGCCGCGTGGGCGAGAAGGGCCTGGGCTTCGGCGCGAAGATCACCCACCGCGAGGAGCGCAGCGTGGGCGAATTGCTCGCGCTGACGGAGCCGGAGGACCTGATGAAGTTCGGGATGATTCCCGAGTTCATCGGTCGTCTGCCGATGATCGCCACGCTGAACGATTTGAAGGAAGAGGACCTGGTCATCATCCTCGCCCAGCCGAAGAACGCGCTGGTGAAGCAGTACCAGAAGCTCTTCGAGATGGAGAAGGTGAAGCTCACCTTCACGAAGGAGGCGCTGCGCGCCATCGCCCGCGAGGCGATGCGCCGTCACTCCGGAGCGCGCGGCCTGCGCGCCATCCTCGAGGACGCCATGCTGGAGATCATGTACGACGTGCCGTTCCGCGAGGGCGTCAAGGAGTGCAAGATCACCGAGACGGTCATCACCCGCCACGAGCCTCCGCAGCTCGTGATGGAGAAGGAGAAGAAGACGGCCTAG
- a CDS encoding trifunctional serine/threonine-protein kinase/ATP-binding protein/sensor histidine kinase encodes MIDVPGYRSDRALSSSGSFQLVRATRANDGATVNLKLAEPSRTGALTQRLRHEFELTHPLRLDGVLHPLALEESRPGMSVLVLEGFGETTLAQRLAVGRMEVLAGCRLAVSLARAVGQLHAAGILHRDLQPASVLVGVDGVSVKLTGLTLATRRARAEVAPVAPDRLEGTLEYLSPEGTGRTHRSVDSRSDFYSLGVMLFELFTGRRPFADTDALGLVHAHVALPPPLPQSLVPELPRTLSALILKLLAKSPEDRYQSAYGLVVDLQRCLDGLETGDGVPDFELGTKDVPERFAVPERLYGRAPQQAALRDAFERAAAGRSGFVLVTGAAGMGKSALTGTLKRPVSEKHGLFVRGKYDQLLRDTPYSGIFEAFREVARSLLGEERLDLWRQRLLEALGGMGQLVVDAVPRLGLVLGEQPPVAELDPAESELRFQLVLRKLVSVLATPEHPFVIVLDDLQWADSASLQFLRQLLTDRELGNLLVVAACRTEVLDAEHPVEGLTQALRDAGTPVQRIDLEPLSPEQLSRLVADVFPAAAGQPDTQLDAVVLSLTEGNPFFAVQLLRAFYERGLVRFDAEGGGFRWDGGALRGQDFSDGVVALLTARIRELSQGAQALLPVAAALGHAFTLRNLATVLERTPEQTAAVLDEVLRAGLVAPVGERLTDTEPSDSFQFAHDRVQQAALELTPPEQHPEVHARIGRLLLRHTPPELMDEQLADIVSHFHLALPVLKDAQERHRVAALDLRAGRGAKSRGAWSAALRLLTTGRQLLGDDGWSANRALAFDLHVEAAEAAYLAADFEQMERLASAALDHAQDRLEQVRVHLVRIQCHSHRGEHERAVDLGLEVLGMLGQHLPARPIQAHVLAGVAKTKVLLGLRKPEDLESLPELRDPLLVATLRVMMKLATAAFMARPLLFPLVVLRNLQLTIRHGATGTAAFGYVGYGLMLSVHLGNPEEGYRYGRLALKTLDRFGAESLRSMVHFVFNLFIRHWKEPLATCLDDFFAGASKGQETGDIEYFAYNASAGCAVSLIGRDGLLEHGSRVDRFRDALASHRHQNVPFLQYTRHTLDVLTGAFSGDVEARERDIVAPYHQAGYSNGIATCEVMRTMRRWLWRDARGSLESAAAVDARAELITGQIYLPWYKFFQGLALLELHTSRGPLERLRASRTIDALRKQMRGWARIAPMNYAARAELLDAERARVDGKPTEAADGYDRAIRLAREHGLSLDEAVGCELAARFHLDQRRERVAHGYLGDSRAAYLRWGARAVATRLEREYPHLLPSTPEPVRAEESAGTPLASLDLESVLKTARALSGEIVLDKLLRKLMTLLIENAGARRGFLILMRPEGLYIEAEGSVDGARVLLDQGVPVESSTALPASIVHYVVRTGETVILDDAATEEPFSEDPYVRTAHPKSVLCSPLLKQGSLTGVLYLENDATRGAFTPERLEVLRLLSFQAAISLENAGLYASLEEYSHTLERRVDERTAELQSKNVELAETLTRLQEMQRQLVAQEKLASLGALTAGIAHELQNPLNFVNNFSELSTRLAAELDTTLRAQTGKLESTTAEDILETLEDLKQNARRIQTHGRRASDIIKTMLRHSRRSEGSRTRVDLNVLIRDSVNLAVQGLRVREGAAAVETETELDPGVGTVVVVAGDISRLIINILDNAFYATLAKRRGEGEAFVPRIQVSTRRLAARVELRVRDNGPGIPLEIREKLFDPFFTTKPAGSGTGLGLSLVHDIVQEHQGEIRVESVVGEYSEFVISLPSMLPTTAAA; translated from the coding sequence ATGATTGATGTCCCTGGCTACCGAAGCGACAGAGCGCTCTCCAGCTCCGGCTCCTTCCAGCTCGTTCGCGCCACCCGCGCCAACGATGGAGCCACCGTCAACCTCAAGCTCGCGGAGCCCTCGCGCACCGGAGCCCTCACGCAGCGGCTCCGGCACGAATTCGAGCTGACCCATCCGCTGCGCCTCGACGGCGTCCTCCACCCGCTCGCCCTGGAGGAGTCGCGTCCCGGCATGTCCGTGCTCGTGCTCGAGGGCTTCGGCGAGACGACGCTCGCCCAGCGCCTGGCCGTGGGCCGGATGGAGGTCCTCGCGGGCTGCCGGCTCGCCGTCTCGCTCGCGCGCGCCGTGGGCCAGCTCCACGCCGCCGGCATTTTGCATCGAGACCTGCAACCCGCGTCCGTGCTCGTGGGCGTGGACGGCGTGTCCGTGAAGCTGACCGGGCTCACCCTCGCCACGCGGCGCGCCCGCGCGGAGGTGGCCCCCGTCGCTCCGGACCGGCTCGAGGGCACGCTCGAGTACCTGTCCCCCGAGGGCACCGGCCGCACGCATCGCAGCGTCGACTCCCGCAGCGACTTCTATTCGCTCGGGGTCATGCTGTTCGAGCTGTTCACCGGCCGCCGTCCCTTCGCGGACACCGACGCGCTGGGGCTCGTCCACGCGCACGTCGCGCTGCCTCCGCCGCTGCCCCAGTCCCTGGTGCCGGAGCTGCCGCGCACGCTGTCCGCCCTCATCCTCAAGCTGCTCGCCAAGTCCCCCGAGGACCGCTACCAGAGCGCCTACGGACTGGTGGTCGACCTGCAGCGCTGCCTCGATGGTCTGGAGACGGGCGACGGCGTGCCCGACTTCGAGCTGGGCACCAAGGACGTCCCCGAGCGCTTCGCCGTCCCCGAACGACTCTATGGCCGGGCCCCGCAACAGGCCGCGCTGCGCGACGCCTTCGAGCGGGCCGCCGCGGGGCGCTCCGGCTTCGTGCTCGTCACCGGCGCGGCCGGCATGGGCAAGTCCGCGCTCACCGGCACGCTCAAGCGCCCCGTGTCGGAGAAGCACGGCCTGTTCGTGCGCGGCAAGTACGACCAGCTCCTGCGCGACACGCCCTACTCCGGCATCTTCGAGGCGTTCCGCGAGGTCGCCCGCAGCCTGCTCGGAGAGGAGCGCCTGGACCTGTGGCGTCAGCGCCTGCTGGAGGCGCTGGGCGGCATGGGCCAGCTCGTCGTGGACGCGGTGCCGCGCCTGGGACTGGTGTTGGGAGAGCAACCGCCCGTGGCCGAGCTGGACCCGGCCGAGTCGGAGCTGCGCTTCCAGCTGGTGCTGCGCAAGCTGGTGAGCGTCCTCGCCACGCCCGAGCATCCGTTCGTCATCGTGCTGGATGATCTGCAGTGGGCGGACAGCGCGAGCCTCCAGTTCCTGCGCCAGCTCCTGACGGACCGGGAGCTGGGCAACCTGCTCGTGGTCGCCGCGTGCCGCACCGAGGTCCTCGACGCCGAGCACCCCGTCGAGGGGCTCACCCAGGCCCTGCGTGACGCGGGGACGCCCGTGCAGCGCATCGACCTGGAGCCCCTGTCCCCCGAGCAGCTGTCGCGCCTGGTGGCGGACGTCTTCCCGGCGGCGGCGGGGCAGCCCGACACACAGCTCGACGCGGTGGTGCTGTCGCTGACGGAGGGCAACCCCTTCTTCGCGGTGCAGCTGCTGCGCGCCTTCTACGAGCGCGGTCTGGTGCGCTTCGACGCGGAGGGCGGAGGCTTCCGGTGGGATGGCGGAGCCCTGCGTGGACAGGACTTCAGCGACGGCGTGGTGGCGCTGCTCACCGCGCGCATCCGGGAGCTGAGTCAGGGCGCCCAGGCGCTGCTGCCCGTGGCCGCCGCACTCGGTCATGCCTTCACGTTGCGCAACCTCGCCACGGTGCTGGAGCGCACGCCCGAGCAGACGGCGGCGGTGCTGGACGAGGTCCTCCGCGCGGGCCTGGTCGCGCCCGTGGGCGAGCGGCTCACGGACACCGAGCCCTCCGACAGCTTCCAGTTCGCGCATGACCGCGTCCAACAGGCCGCGTTGGAGCTGACGCCGCCGGAGCAGCACCCGGAGGTCCATGCCCGCATCGGTCGGTTGCTGCTGCGCCACACGCCGCCCGAGCTGATGGACGAGCAGCTCGCGGACATCGTCAGCCACTTCCACCTGGCGCTGCCCGTGCTGAAGGACGCGCAGGAGCGGCACCGGGTGGCGGCCCTGGACCTGCGCGCGGGTCGCGGCGCCAAGTCGCGCGGCGCGTGGTCCGCGGCGCTGCGGCTGCTGACGACGGGCCGTCAGCTGCTCGGAGACGACGGCTGGAGCGCCAACCGCGCGCTCGCGTTCGACCTGCACGTCGAGGCGGCCGAGGCCGCGTACCTCGCGGCGGACTTCGAGCAGATGGAGCGGCTGGCCAGCGCCGCCCTGGACCACGCGCAGGACCGACTGGAGCAGGTGCGCGTGCACCTGGTGCGCATCCAGTGCCACTCGCACCGGGGCGAGCACGAGCGCGCGGTGGACCTGGGCCTGGAGGTGCTCGGCATGCTGGGCCAGCACCTGCCCGCGCGTCCCATCCAGGCGCACGTGCTGGCGGGCGTCGCGAAGACGAAGGTGCTGCTGGGCCTGCGCAAGCCCGAGGACCTGGAGTCGCTCCCCGAGCTGAGAGACCCACTGCTCGTCGCGACGCTACGGGTGATGATGAAGCTGGCCACGGCCGCGTTCATGGCCCGTCCCCTGCTCTTCCCGCTCGTGGTCCTGCGAAACCTCCAGCTCACCATCCGCCACGGCGCCACGGGCACGGCCGCGTTCGGCTACGTGGGCTACGGGTTGATGCTCAGCGTCCACCTGGGCAACCCCGAGGAGGGCTATCGCTACGGCCGGCTCGCGCTGAAGACGCTGGACCGCTTCGGCGCGGAGAGCCTGCGCTCGATGGTGCACTTCGTCTTCAACCTCTTCATCCGCCACTGGAAGGAGCCGCTGGCCACGTGCCTGGATGACTTCTTCGCCGGCGCGAGCAAGGGCCAGGAGACGGGCGACATCGAGTACTTCGCGTACAACGCGAGCGCGGGCTGCGCGGTGTCCCTCATCGGACGCGACGGGCTCCTGGAGCACGGCTCCCGCGTCGACCGCTTCCGCGACGCCCTCGCGAGCCACCGACACCAGAACGTGCCGTTCCTCCAGTACACGCGGCACACGCTCGACGTGCTCACCGGCGCGTTCTCGGGCGACGTCGAGGCACGGGAGCGGGACATCGTCGCGCCGTACCACCAGGCCGGCTATTCCAACGGCATCGCCACGTGCGAAGTCATGCGCACCATGCGCCGCTGGCTGTGGCGCGACGCGAGGGGCTCCCTCGAGAGCGCGGCCGCGGTGGACGCTCGCGCGGAGCTCATCACCGGGCAGATCTACCTGCCCTGGTACAAGTTCTTCCAGGGCCTGGCCCTGCTGGAGCTGCACACCTCCCGAGGACCGCTGGAGCGCCTGCGCGCATCCCGCACCATCGACGCGCTCCGCAAGCAGATGCGCGGCTGGGCTCGCATCGCCCCGATGAACTACGCCGCGCGCGCGGAGCTGCTCGACGCGGAGCGCGCCCGGGTGGATGGCAAGCCCACCGAGGCCGCGGATGGCTATGACCGGGCCATCCGGCTCGCGCGCGAGCACGGCCTGTCACTCGACGAGGCGGTCGGCTGCGAGCTGGCGGCGAGATTCCACCTGGACCAGCGCCGCGAGCGCGTGGCCCATGGTTACCTGGGAGACTCCCGCGCTGCGTACCTGCGTTGGGGCGCGCGCGCGGTGGCCACGCGGCTGGAGCGCGAGTACCCGCACCTGCTCCCCTCCACCCCCGAGCCCGTTCGGGCCGAGGAGTCGGCGGGCACGCCGCTGGCCTCGCTGGACCTGGAGTCGGTGCTCAAGACGGCGCGCGCGCTGTCCGGCGAAATCGTCCTGGACAAGCTGCTGCGCAAGTTGATGACGCTGCTCATCGAGAACGCGGGCGCGCGGCGCGGCTTCCTCATCCTCATGCGGCCCGAGGGGCTCTACATCGAGGCCGAGGGCTCGGTGGACGGCGCGCGGGTGCTGCTGGACCAGGGCGTGCCGGTGGAGTCCTCCACCGCGCTGCCGGCCTCCATCGTCCACTACGTGGTGCGCACCGGCGAGACGGTCATCCTGGACGACGCGGCGACGGAGGAGCCCTTCTCCGAGGACCCGTACGTGCGCACCGCGCATCCCAAGTCCGTGCTGTGCAGCCCGCTGCTCAAGCAGGGCTCGCTCACGGGCGTGCTCTACCTGGAGAACGACGCCACGCGCGGGGCCTTCACCCCCGAGCGACTGGAGGTCCTCCGCCTCCTGTCCTTCCAGGCCGCCATCTCCCTGGAGAACGCCGGGCTGTACGCGAGCCTGGAGGAGTACAGCCACACGCTGGAGCGCCGCGTGGACGAGCGCACCGCGGAGCTGCAGAGCAAGAACGTGGAGCTGGCCGAGACGCTCACCCGCCTCCAGGAGATGCAGCGTCAGCTCGTCGCCCAGGAGAAGCTGGCGTCGCTGGGCGCCCTCACCGCGGGCATCGCGCACGAGCTGCAGAACCCGCTCAACTTCGTGAACAACTTCTCGGAGCTGTCCACGCGGCTGGCCGCGGAGCTGGACACCACGCTGCGCGCCCAGACGGGAAAGCTGGAGTCCACCACCGCCGAGGACATCCTCGAGACGCTGGAGGACCTGAAACAGAACGCCCGGCGCATCCAGACCCACGGGCGGCGCGCCTCGGACATCATCAAGACGATGCTGCGGCACTCCCGCCGCTCCGAGGGCTCGCGCACCCGCGTGGACCTGAACGTGCTGATTCGCGACAGCGTCAACCTGGCGGTCCAGGGCCTGCGCGTGCGCGAGGGCGCGGCCGCGGTGGAGACGGAGACGGAGCTGGACCCGGGCGTGGGCACCGTCGTGGTGGTGGCCGGAGACATCAGCCGGCTCATCATCAACATCCTCGACAACGCCTTCTACGCGACGCTGGCGAAGCGCCGCGGCGAGGGCGAGGCCTTCGTGCCCCGCATCCAGGTCTCCACCCGGCGGCTCGCCGCGCGCGTGGAGCTCCGGGTGCGGGACAACGGGCCGGGCATCCCCCTGGAGATTCGCGAGAAGCTCTTCGACCCGTTCTTCACCACCAAGCCCGCGGGCTCCGGCACGGGCCTGGGCCTGTCCCTGGTCCACGACATCGTCCAGGAGCACCAGGGCGAAATCCGGGTGGAGAGCGTCGTCGGCGAGTACTCCGAGTTCGTCATCTCCCTGCCGTCGATGCTGCCCACGACGGCCGCCGCGTAA